In Janthinobacterium rivuli, a single genomic region encodes these proteins:
- a CDS encoding 2-hydroxyacid dehydrogenase — protein MKIAFFASQPYDRRFFDEALPFQPDSAGIELVYHSALLSQETVVLAQGADAVCVFVNDVLDATVLESLHGYGVRAILLRCAGYNNLDLEAARRLGLFVARVPAYSPEAVAEYTLALVQTLNRHTHRAYARVREGNFSLDGLLGATLHGKTVGIVGTGKIGLATARIFKGFGCTVLGHDPYPAPAFGELGSMVELPRLLAESDIVSLHCPLMDSTRHMISEATLPLMKKGAMLVNTSRGGLIDTGAVIEALKSRQLGSLAIDVYEQESNLFFQDRSSDIIDDDIFQRLMTFPNVLVTGHQGFFTSEALREIAAITYHNLACFREGKACENSVLSS, from the coding sequence ATGAAAATCGCCTTCTTTGCCAGCCAGCCCTACGACCGCCGTTTCTTCGATGAAGCCTTGCCGTTCCAGCCGGACTCCGCCGGCATCGAACTGGTCTACCACAGCGCCTTGCTGAGCCAGGAAACCGTGGTCCTGGCGCAAGGGGCCGACGCGGTCTGCGTCTTCGTCAACGACGTGCTCGACGCGACTGTGCTCGAATCGCTGCACGGTTACGGCGTGCGCGCCATCCTGCTGCGCTGCGCCGGCTACAACAACCTCGACCTGGAAGCGGCCCGGCGCCTGGGCCTGTTTGTCGCCCGCGTGCCCGCGTATTCGCCGGAAGCCGTGGCCGAATACACCTTGGCCCTCGTGCAGACCCTGAACCGCCACACGCACCGCGCCTACGCCCGCGTGCGCGAAGGCAATTTCTCGCTGGACGGCTTGCTGGGCGCCACCTTGCACGGAAAAACGGTTGGCATCGTCGGCACGGGCAAGATCGGCCTGGCAACGGCGCGCATCTTCAAAGGCTTTGGCTGCACGGTGCTGGGCCACGACCCGTATCCGGCGCCCGCGTTCGGGGAACTGGGCAGCATGGTGGAACTGCCGCGACTGCTGGCCGAGTCCGACATCGTCTCGCTGCATTGCCCCTTGATGGACAGCACGCGCCACATGATCAGCGAAGCAACCTTGCCGCTGATGAAGAAGGGCGCCATGCTGGTGAACACCTCGCGTGGCGGCCTGATCGACACGGGAGCTGTCATCGAGGCGCTCAAATCGCGCCAGCTCGGTTCCCTGGCCATCGACGTCTACGAGCAGGAAAGCAATTTGTTCTTCCAGGACCGTTCGTCCGACATTATCGACGACGACATCTTCCAGCGCTTGATGACCTTCCCGAACGTGCTGGTGACGGGCCACCAGGGCTTTTTCACCAGCGAAGCGCTGCGCGAGATCGCCGCCATCACGTATCACAACCTGGCGTGCTTCCGTGAAGGCAAGGCGTGTGAAAA